CGGCCGCGTTTTGTTCGCTCGAGGACTCCTTGGTGAGCTGGTTGGTGTCCAACAGCTTGCCGGCAAGATCCGGATGAAGTCGCAGGATCTTTAGCTTAGATTCCGTCGGCAGACGCTCGATGTAGTTTTCGAATGCGTTCGTCATCGTGGTAAAGCTCTTGAACGGCAGTAATGCAGAGCAGAAAACAGCCGCCTCTGGCCAACATTCTATCACGTTTTCAAAAGCCTTGTGAAATTCCACTGGTGCAAGCGCGTTTAGCTGTTCCAAAGTAAGTCTAGTTGTCCtgaaaaatcgtaaaaacatgagctttgaaaaaatgagaaagaaatgtttttacGCTTCTTCATTCAAACGAAGGGATCGTGACTTTGACCCCGTTTTTTGCAAACGAATCTGCCGTACGATGCTGTAAACACAACTAATCTTGAGCTGATGACCTTATCTTAATCTACAAAAAACAATCGTACTACTAAAAATACTACCGGTGAGTagtaaaatgaaatcactgtaCTCGTACGTTAgaggttt
This window of the Anopheles cruzii unplaced genomic scaffold, idAnoCruzAS_RS32_06 scaffold03358_ctg1, whole genome shotgun sequence genome carries:
- the LOC128276986 gene encoding 2-oxo-4-hydroxy-4-carboxy-5-ureidoimidazoline decarboxylase-like, translated to MFLRFFRTTRLTLEQLNALAPVEFHKAFENVIECWPEAAVFCSALLPFKSFTTMTNAFENYIERLPTESKLKILRLHPDLAGKLLDTNQLTKESSSEQNAAGLDSLSVEEKTKLTEYNER